One Drechmeria coniospora strain ARSEF 6962 chromosome 01, whole genome shotgun sequence genomic region harbors:
- a CDS encoding mucin — MLFTILLAASTAYASEGFQKTASKDPFEVVDAQRWVKAEDMTWADYKPPPGTNWVDPDRKGSIRNFKIALVTIDYKDRPFAVTLAPNSTVFGNPLPLVANLPREDVARYYRDLLNKPSELNRNHTIHEYWMEDSAGRYGVDLTSFGPYRMPKNSFEYGIDADYMNKGGCPENSHCDSDTRGDAWVAWSGDIGRAAAMDFELTFILSAGEDEYATWQEFGEMKFNSKEDVPDSFGPPGNSSLPNHAMTRNHQWTSWAAAAGVWPNAWNGTTQQGETSPLGVYSHELSHILNIKDNYMTNPDADPLQRDFTGPWSMMSRGLSNGPGGIHSQWHIPSLQGGSMGSLHTMRDKQELGLAARETMLRLSSTALSSLGPLVVNITARAVAADLMGLRVELAADLSPRCDAAKDVLCDGGGFNNYDVEVIDRMGSDSFQPDAGVMISKTKNSSKREWFQWTIDANPQDINLVDFHRPNGTAVMVSTGDARQLNDALFHAGTRSGSKFEHVDKANGLHFYILNKHRDEAGVLSYTVGARSLKDSSKSQYAAGLSAGKADATRYETKSGIALFCRFDLTNNGTHSPTGTAPDASLSPHLGSDVYRLQVEVEGSGWRAELPNALAAAKFGQTVGVDVAVGASAGAQSEAKVTLTAISESDANVRQMSECRVALK, encoded by the coding sequence GGCTCCATTCGAAACTTCAAAATCGCGCTCGTCACGATCGACTACAAAGATAGGCCGTTTGCTGTTACCTTGGCCCCCAACTCAACGGTGTTTGGGAACCCGCTCCCGTTGGTGGCGAATCTCCCTCGGGAGGACGTGGCTCGATATTATCGCGACCTGCTCAATAAGCCATCGGAACTGAATCGAAACCATACCATTCACGAATATTGGATGGAAGATTCGGCCGGTAGATATGGCGTTGACTTAACATCTTTTGGTCCGTACCGCATGCCAAAAAACTCATTCGAGTATGGCATCGATGCCGATTACATGAACAAAGGAGGCTGCCCGGAGAATAGCCATTGCGACAGCGACACTCGAGGAGATGCTTGGGTCGCATGGAGCGGTGATATCGGAAGAGCAGCCGCTATGGATTTTGAATTGACCTTCATCCTTAGTGCTGGGGAAGATGAATATGCCACATGGCAAGAGTTCGGCGAGATGAAGTTTAACTCAAAGGAAGACGTGCCCGATTCCTTCGGACCGCCGGGGAACAGCTCACTCCCAAACCATGCAATGACGAGAAACCACCAGTGGACctcgtgggcggcggcggcgggcgtctGGCCGAATGCGTGGAACGGCACGACGCAACAAGGCGAAACATCCCCCTTGGGTGTGTATTCACACGAGCTGAGCCACATCTTGAACATCAAGGACAACTACATGACCAATCCAGACGCAGACCCGTTGCAGCGAGATTTCACTGGCCCCTGGTCCATGATGTCTCGCGGCCTATCCAACGGCCCCGGCGGAATACATTCGCAGTGGCATATTCCCTCGCTTCAGGGAGGCTCCATGGGTTCGCTGCATACAATGCGCGACAAGCAAGAGCTCGGCCTTGCTGCGCGCGAGACGATGTTGCGGCTTTCGAGCACCGCCCTGAGCAGTCTAGGACCTCTTGTCGTCAACATCACGGCTCgagccgttgccgccgaccTCATGGGCCTGCGCGTCGAGTTGGCCGCCGACCTCTCACCTCGATGCGATGCCGCAAAGGACGTGCTGTGCGATGGGGGCGGCTTCAACAActacgacgtcgaggtcatcgacCGCATGGGCTCGGACTCGTTCCAGCCCGACGCGGGCGTCATGATCAGCAAGACGAAGAACAGCAGCAAGCGGGAATGGTTCCAATGGACGATTGACGCGAACCCGCAAGACATCAACCTGGTCGACTTTCACCGCCCCAACGGCACGGCCGTCATGGTATCCACTGGGGACGCTCGCCAGCTGAACGATGCCTTGTTTCATGCCGGCACTCGGTCGGGAAGCAAGTTCGAGCACGTCGACAAGGCGAACGGCCTTCACTTTTACATCCTGAACAAGCAtcgagacgaggccggcgtcctGTCGTACACGGTGGGGGCGCGATCGCTGAAGGATAGCTCGAAGAGCCAatacgccgccggcctgtcGGCCGGAAAGGCGGATGCGACGCGGTACGAGACGAAGAGCGGCATTGCCTTGTTCTGCCGATTCGACTTGACCAACAACGGCACCCATtcgccgacggggacggcaCCGGATGCAAGCCTGTCACCGCATCTCGGTTCGGACGTGTATCGTCTGCAGGTCGAGGTAGAGGGATCCGGTTGGCGTGCCGAGTTGCCAAATGCGCTGGCCGCTGCCAAGTTTGGCCAGACTGTCGGTgttgacgtcgccgtcggagcgTCGGCAGGTGCGCAGTCGGAGGCCAAGGTGACGTTGACGGCCATTTCGGAGTCGGACGCGAATGTGAGACAGATGTCGGAATGTAGGGTTGCGTTGAAGTGA
- a CDS encoding putative cell shape control protein phosphatase ppe1, producing the protein MASTSNVPRPGPAKLGPNAGLDEWLDEAKQCHYLPERAMKELCEKVKEILMEGSSQKHPGPSRLPPPVSRAPRLTSAESNIQPVCTPVTICGDIHGQFYDLLELFRVAGGMPGENNIQSPRTTTTVITSEDIEPPTEITNPKLRKKLRSPMGAAGAAGADVEQDGENDGEQDGGQDAISADLSGANSTASSQSAENRFIFLGDFVDRGYFSLETFTLLMCLKAKYPDRIVLVRGNHESRQITQVYGFYEECQQKYGNASVWKACCQVFDFLVLAAIVDGEVLCVHGGLSPEIRTIDQIRVVARAQEIPHEGAFCDLVWSDPEDVETWAISPRGAGWLFGDKVATEFNHVNGLKLIARAHQLVNEGYKYHFAENSVVTVWSAPNYCYRCGNVASIMSVDKDLNPKFSIFSAVPDDQRHVPASRRGPSDYFL; encoded by the exons atggcgtcgacgtccaaCGTCCCTCGGCCTGGTCCTGCAAAGCTCGGTCCCAATGCTGGGCTGGACGAATGGTTGGATGAGGCGAAGCAGTGCCACTACCTACCCGAGCGGGCCATGAAGGAGTTGTGCGAAAAGGTCAAGGAGATCTTGATGGAGGGTTCGTCCCAAAAACACCCAGGGCCCTCCCGCCTACCGCCTCCCGTTTCCCGTGCCCCGCGGCTGACCAGTGCAGAGTCGAATATTCAACCGGTGTGCACACCCGTCACCATCTGCGGCGACATACACGGCCAGTTCTacgacctgctcgagctcTTCCGGGTAGCCGGCGGCATGCCGGGCGAGAACAACATCCAGTCTccccggacgacgacgacggtcatcACGTCAGAGGACAtcgagccgccgacggagatTACGAACCCCAAGCTCCGGAAGAAGCTGCGGTCGCCGATGGGTGccgctggcgctgctggtgctgaCGTCGAACAAGATGGCGAAAATGATGGCGAGCAAGATGGCGGGCAGGATGCCATTTCCGCCGACCTATCCGGAGCCAACTCGACGGCGTCTTCCCAGAGCGCCGAGAACAGGTTCATCTTTCTTGGAGACTTTGTCGACCGAGGCTACTTTAGTCTCGAGACCTTTACTCTCCTCATGTGCCTCAAGGCCAA ATACCCGGACCGCATCGTGCTCGTTCGGGGCAACCACGAGTCCCGCCAAATCACACAAGTGTACGGCTTCTACGAGGAATGCCAACAAAAATACGGCAACGCGTCTGTGTGGAAGGCCTGCTGCCAGGTCTTTGACTttctcgtccttgccgccaTTGTCGATGGGGAGGTCCTCTGCGTCCACGGCGGCCTCAGTCCCGAGATCAGGACAATCGATCAGATCCGGGTGGTGGCGCGCGCGCAGGAAATCCCCCACGAAGGTGCTTTCTGTGATCTCGTATGGTCAGACCCCGAGGATGTCGAAACGTGGGCCATCAGCCCTCGTGGTGCCGGTTGGTTGTTTGGCGACAAGGTGGCGACCGAGTTCAACCATGTCAACGGCTTGAAACTGATCGCGCGAGCTCACCAGCTCGTCAACGAAGGCTACAAG TATCACTTTGCGGAGAACTCGGTGGTGACGGTATGGTCGGCGCCCAACTACTGCTACCGATGCGGCAACGTCGCCTCCATCATGTCTGTCGACAAGGACCTGAACCCCAAGTTCAGCATTTTCTCGGCCGTGCCTGATGACCAGCGTCACGTACCAGCGAGCAGAAGAGGGCCGAGCGACTACTTTTTGTAA
- a CDS encoding tRNA wybutosine-synthesizing protein 2, whose product MIEKMPRPRRRVANPIQAAVERWLASVDGHDTDAPGSSSWQADLLDSTPKRFTIYEPMALLPAGSFAGPTWTSELARREPQTVATLWELVLECLSKSAKAALTNLAVNEGIPLLVAEGDGVENFRRSPSGLRMLFGNFGPALTGVEAPSQNDYSNALWVSTKQNGIHQTWAPRWTMFSRGNVKEKARLLEFPGAKKRQGRSTEEHVWAVDLYAGIGYFVFCYASLGLRVLCWEVNPWSVEGLQRGARANRWTVRVVQGGELELPTRALTSGDEQIIVFLESNERAWERIRELQEAGSAQEIRHVNCGYLPTSEPTWEAAWQMTRLSSESRLHLHENVGVNDTEARRRSIQRRFEDWSTAEERGKEPVVEHVELVKTFAPGVWHCVFDVRV is encoded by the coding sequence atgatCGAGAAGATGCCCAGGCCGCGACGCCGCGTGGCCAATCCAATTCAAGCTGCGGTGGAGCGATGgctcgcctccgtcgacggccacgacacCGACGCACCTGGGTCGTCATCATGGCAGGCAGATCTTCTCGACAGCACTCCCAAGCGCTTCACAATCTACGAGCCCATGGCCCTGCTCCCTGCTGGAAGCTTCGCAGGCCCCACCTGGACGTCGGAGCTTGCGCGCCGTGAGCCGCAGACTGTTGCCACCTTGTGGGAGCTCGTCCTGGAGTGTCTGTCGAAGAGTGCCAAGGCTGCGTTGACGAACCTCGCGGTCAATGAGGGAATacctctcctcgtcgccgagggagacggTGTCGAAAATTTTCGTCGCAGTCCAAGCGGCCTGCGCATGCTCTTCGGTAACTTCGGTCCAGCGTTGACCGGCGTCGAAGCCCCGTCGCAAAATGACTATTCGAATGCGCTGTGGGTGTCGACAAAGCAGAATGGAATACACCAAACCTGGGCTCCGCGCTGGACAATGTTCAGCCGCGGAAATGTCAAGGAAAAAGCCCGATTGCTCGAGTTCCCCGGCGCGAAAAAGCGACAGGGACGGTCGACGGAGGAACACGTTTGGGCCGTGGACCTGTACGCTGGCATCGGGTACTTTGTCTTTTGCTACGCCTCCCTCGGCCTGAGGGTCTTGTGCTGGGAAGTGAACCCCTGGAGCGTCGAGGGCCTGCAGAGAGGGGCGCGGGCGAATCGATGGACGGTCCGGGTGGTCCAAGGGGGCGAGCTCGAGTTGCCGACGCGGGCGCTGACGTCTGGCGACGAGCAGATCATTGTCTTCTTGGAGAGCAACGAGAGAGCGTGGGAGCGGATCCGTGAGCTGCAGGAGGCAGGAAGTGCACAGGAGATTCGGCACGTCAACTGCGGTTACCTCCCGACGAGCGAGCCGACGTGGGAGGCGGCCTGGCAGATGACTCGGCTGAGCTCGGAATCGAGGCTTCATCTGCACGAGAATGTCGGCGTCAACGATACCGAGGCCAGGAGACGGTCCATTCAGCGCAGGTTCGAGGACTGGAGCACGGCAGAGGAGCGGGGCAAGGAGCCAGTCGTCGAGcatgtcgagctcgtcaagacATTCGCGCCAGGCGTCTGGCACTGCGTCTTCGACGTCCGCGTTTGA
- a CDS encoding secretory pathway protein Ssp120 has translation MRTNLHRTLALALALAGAALGHDSQKPVVDKNATWMEKHMAEEHHISSWDANSFFSLHDYNADGVWQQDELRRTYGLMDPTNKDVSLERRDQIVKELMELLDTNHDGSVSRAEWDEFIAQGKTLPDMGTGPGHHGDDEFEYELHHWEKYHDDDTKLEDLTHPEDIAHFKHHEELERAEQAQDAMDLKTIIENNIPAKFQRQG, from the exons ATGCGAACAAACCTCCATcgcaccctcgccctcgccctcgccctcgcggGCGCCGCGCTCGGCCACGACTCCCAAAAGCCCGTGGTGGACAAGAATGCCACCTGGATGGAGAAACACATGGCGG AGGAGCATCACATTAGCAGTTGGGATGCCAACTCCTTCTTCTCTCTCCACGACtacaacgccgacggcgtctgGCAGCAGGACGAGCTCCGGCGTACCTACGGACTCATGGACCCCACCAACAAGGACGTCTCCTTGGAGCGAAGAGATCAGATCGTGAAGGAGCTCATGGAGCTGCTCGATACAAACCACGACGGCTCCGTCTCGCGCGCCGAGTGGGATGAGTTCATCGCTCAGGGCAAGACGCTGCCCGACATGGGTACCGGGCCCGGCCAccacggtgacgacgagttCGAGTATGAGCTGCATCACTGGGAAAAGtaccacgacgacgacaccaaGCTCGAGGACTTGACCCACCCCGAGGATATCGCGCACTTTAAACAtcacgaggagctcgagcggGCAGAACAGGCGCAGGACGCCATGGACCTCAAGACCATCATCGAGAATAACATCCCCGCCAAGTTCCAGCGCCAAGGTTGA
- a CDS encoding Origin recognition complex subunit 6 has protein sequence MSKQIELALLSLMPAHGPELPTSLVELTGSLLAQSRHRASTLKAEEEVARHYACANIACDRLKISLNLPPIEPRPPVPPRIYKRLYTHLDNILPNSSTTPRSSRIRTPRSSRQDIAESPASSARQLPSRCTPSKETSLSQFRTSKASQATPIKATTALGLHAWIQPVVRYLCTETGNRKLAPTVLAGIESIVAPGGQRTEDVWVCKHIVELVATIYLFVMMRVRAVTSGGAIDRESYVPMRKEIISCLTRARGDVIRNGSTNVDVWDGWKDVKTREFDAAVAHINGTDWLAGDWYKSIDDIVSSTREVEYPDEPVEDLSGSASARRADSMLQEKYDFLSDARRADYDSWKEKMLFKICQASMASGFAQVDP, from the exons ATGAGCAAACAAATAGAGCTTGCGCTCCTCTCTCTGATGCCAGCACATGGCCCCGAGCTGCCGACATCACTCGTCGAGCTAACTGGCTCATTGCTCGCCCAGTCGAGGCATAGAGCCAGCACGctcaaggccgaggaggaggtcgcTCGTCACTACGCTTGCGCCAACATTGCCTGCGATCG GCTGAAGATCAGTCTGAACCTGCCGCCGATCGAGCCACGGCCTCCGGTCCCTCCACGTATCTACAAACGACTGTACACGCACCTGGACAACATCTTGCCCAACAGCTCGACCACGCCTCGATCCAGTCGGATACGAACACCTAGGTCATCGAGGCAAGACATCGCCgagtcgccggcgtcgagtgCACGACAACTTCCCTCGAGGTGCACGCCGAGCAAGGAGACCAGCCTGTCCCAGTTTCGGACGTCAAAGGCAAGCCAGGCAACGCCGATCAAGGCAACCACCGCCCTTGGGCTGCACGCCTGGATCCAACCTGTGGTCCGGTACCTCTGCACAGAAACGGGAAACAGGAAGCTTGCACCGACCGTATTGGCGGGCATCGAGTCCATCGTGGCCCCGGGCGGACAACGAACGGAGGATGTGTGGGTCTGCAAACATATCGTTGAGCTGGTAGCCACCATCTACTTATTCGTCATGATGCGAGTCAGAGCTGTCACATCTGGCGGGGCCATCGATCGCGAGAGCTACGTCCCCATGCGCAAAGAAATCATCAGCTGCCTGACTCGAGCGCGCGGCGACGTCATCCGGAACGGTTCAACGAACGTCGACGTCTGGGATGGCTGGAAAGATGTCAAGACGCGAGAGTTTGATGCGGCGGTGGCACACATCAATGGTACCGATTGGCTTGCCGGTGACTGGTACAAGagcatcgacgacatcgtcAGCTCGACGCGCGAAGTCGAATATCCAgacgagccggtcgaggaccTCTCCGGCTCCGCCTCGGCACGCCGTGCAGACTCGATGCTTCAGGAAAAATACGACTTTTTGAGCGACGCACGACGGGCAGACTACGATTCGTGGAAAGAAAAGATGCTGTTCAAGATTTGCCAGGCCAGCATGGCCAGCGGTTTCGCCCAAGTTGATCCATAA
- a CDS encoding extracellular dioxygenase — protein MAKLSTLMAILALSVATHGHPSTEEAEQAYFESRRQVVANTKHNLEKCINSPASRALRNRAVARRAARATELRQRFGIKTAAAAHVRRDSASLEKWASISHDYTASGFDLNTPTDVIFASNTTCALVPETIIGPYFVDGELLRTDITDGEPGVRTHVDFQFINIKTCEPVPELVIDVWQANSTGVYSGVSAPSQGGLKTNFGRGIQVSNSDGVVEFDTIFPGHYVGRTNHIHVMSTDQANLLLNGTFEGGTVRHIGQTYFDQSLIAAVEAVEPYVRNKQNVTSNLQDKYTGDQATPEYDPFFKHVYLGDSVDDGILVWLTIGLDLDANYNKNRTPAAHWHPGGGTDKRNGTGTLSSEL, from the exons ATGGCCAAGTTATCCACCCTCATGGcgatcctcgccctctccgtcgccacccATGGCCACCCCAGCACCGAGGAGGCTGAGCAGGCGTACTTTGAGTCTAGACGACAGGTTGTCGCCAACACGAAGCACAATCTCGAGAAGTGCATCAACTCCCCGGCCTCGCGGGCATTGAGGAACCGTGCCGTTGCTCGCCGCGCCGCCAGGGCAACCGAGCTCCGGCAACGGTTCGGAATCAAGACGG CCGCCGCGGCACACGTGCGTCGCGACAGTGCTTCGCTGGAGAAATGGGCTTCCATCTCGCACGACTACACGGCATCAGGCTTTGATCTGAACACGCCGACGGATGTCATCTTCGCCTCCAACACCACCTGCGCCCTTGTTCCGGAGACCATCATCGGGCCTTActttgtcgacggcgagctgctcAGGACCGACATTaccgacggcgagcctgGGGTCCGAACCCATGTCGATTTCCAGTTCATCAACATCAAAACCTGCGAGCCCGTGCCcgagctcgtcatcgacgtctGGCAGGCCAACTCGACCGGTGTCTACTCGGGCGTCTCGGCCCCGTCGCAAGGCGGCTTGAAGACCAACTTTGGCCGCGGCATCCAGGTATCGAACAGCGACGGTGTCGTCGAGTTTGACACAATCTTTCCCGGTCACTATGTCGGCCGCACCAACCACATCCACGTCATGTCGACGGATCAGGCGAATCTCCTGCTCAACGGAACCTTTGAAGGTGGCACCGTCCGCCACATTGGCCAGACGTACTTTGACCAATCCCTCATCGCCGCTgtcgaggcggtcgagcCGTACGTTCGGAACAAGCAGAACGTCACGAGCAACCTCCAAGACAAGTACACGGGCGATCAGGCGACGCCCGAGTACGACCCCTTCTTCAAGCACGTCTACCTCGGCGactcggtcgacgacggcatcctcgtgTGGCTCACGATTGGTCTGGATCTCGACGCAAACTACAACAAGAATCGCACTCCAGCCGCGCACTGGCatcccggcggcggcaccgacaagcgcaacggcaccggcaccttGTCGAGCGAACTGTGA
- a CDS encoding 3-oxoacyl- reductase FabG → MADKAQRRIQAIGQQLQSASPNSSGLASIIQVAPGSSAARLQGKVAIITGANSPMGIGRATAHQFAESGARALYLCDLDATHLASHKQDMLASFPTVEIHTRQLDAADDGQVQAVVDDALIRYGRLDVLFANAGVTGRNVVFAELSDDDFMSVLRTNTLSVFLAAKHAAPAMARTSEVKPVAGGSIIATASVAGLRSNAGSTPYSASKAAVISLAQTISYQLAGTGVRINAICPGLIETGMTAPVYAAARARGSERKIGHLNPTRRGGHADEIARVALFLGSDESSYVNGQAWAVDGGLSAGHPYVPGRLG, encoded by the exons ATGGCGGACAAGGCGCAGCGGCGAATCCAAGCCATCGGCCAACAGCTGCAGTCAGCCTCCCCGAACTCGTCGGGTCTGGCGTCGATAATACAGGTGGCCCCCGGCTCCAGCGCCGCCCGGCTCCAGGGCAAGGTTGCCATCATCACCG GCGCAAACTCGCCCATGGGCATCGGCCGCGCCACGGCCCACCAGTTCGCCGAGAGCGGTGCGAGGGCTCTCTACCTCTGCGACTTGGACGCCACCCACCTTGCCTCTCACAAGCAAGACATGCTCGCCTCCTTTCCAACCGTCGAGATCCACACGcggcagctcgacgccgccgatgacggccaaGTCCAGGCCGTCGTGGATGATGCCTTGATTCGATACGGCAGGCTCGACGTCTTGttcgccaacgccggcgtGACGGGGCGGAACGTCGTTTTCGCGGAGCTGAGCGATGACGACTTCATGTCGGTTCTCAGGACAAACACGCTAAG cgtcttcctcgccgcaaAGCACGCAGCGCCCGCCatggcgaggacgtcggAGGTGAAGCCGGTTGCTGGCGGCAGCATCATCGCCACGGCCTCTGTTGCAGGGCTCCGCTCCAACGCCGGCTCGACGCCATACTCTGCTTCCAAGGCTGCCGTCATATCCCTTGCCCAGACCATCTCCTACCAGCTCGCGGGGACCGGCGTGCGCATCAACGCCATCTGCCCGGGACTCATCGAGACGGGCATGACGGCACCCGTCTACGCGGCAGCCCGTGCGCGTGGCAGCGAGCGCAAGATTGGCCATCTGAACCCGACTCGTCGCGGCGGTCACGCCGACGAGATTGCCCGTGTCGCCCTTTTCCTTGGCAGCGACGAGAGCAGCTACGTCAACGGCCAAGCATGggctgtcgacggcggcttgaGCGCCGGTCATCCGTATGTGCCGGGGAGGCTGGGATAG
- a CDS encoding intermembrane space AAA protease IAP-1: MALHGALRPNVSATRIQSAVANLNRVGLHAAIPVLRRPCFQTPRSSLALARLLMRPSLDASVTGRSIVTASYLGTGLVSLGLHRRAFGSSSGISRNQLATLEESANRNPGNANLQNAFYQLLLRANMPGILVERYQSGRFATNTTTEEAYRKALAALNAGTNMTAGSAAQSSFARGNWSGNEQNFPGVANGGNNLATSSMGGKGEPIHVVVQESTRSLIFRWVKFFATFVVVTYLCFAAVTILIETLSTFRRGPGAKNDSEVKAEKQTTRFDDVHGCDEAKEELQEVVEFLRNPEKFSDLGAKLPKGVLLVGPPGTGKTLLARAVAGEAGVPFFYMSGSEFDEIFVGVGAKRVRELFAAAKAKSPSIIFIDELDAIGGKRNPRDQAHAKQTLNQLLTELDGFDQDTKIIIMGATNLPKLLDKALTRPGRFDRHINVELPDVRGRLAILKHHAKKIKCAPDVDLDAIAARSPGRSGAELENMLNLAALRASRSRATLVSKKDLDWAFDRITMGAERKSMVITEKEKEMTAYHEAGHALVQLFDKESSSQLYKVTILPKGPSLGHTAHVPQMDKYSYTAAEYMANIRVLLGGKMAEELRYGDDKVTSGVSNDLEKATDLSFMMVTVFGMSDALGPVEYGRRYENLSSETRSVIEGEVQKSMKKSYEDVRKLLTEKRKELDLLAEALVQYETLDKSEVEKVIRGEKLEGRNIVPRGPLVLPIPDEVPHAPGLGGLPHPHPPESSAPEAPVESSGANS, translated from the exons ATGGCACTTCACGGAGCCTTGCGACCC AATGTGTCTGCAACGAGAATCCAGAGCGCCGTAGCCAACCTGAACCGCGTCGGTCTGCATGCCGCAATCCCCGTGCTGCGCCGTCCCTGTTTCCAAACCCCGAGATCCTCGCTCGCACTTGCCAGACTCTTGATGCGACCCAGCCTTGATGCATCGGTCACCGGTCGGAGTATAGTTACTGCGTCTTATCTTGGTACCGGTTTGGTCTCCCTCGGCCTTCATCGCAGAGCATTTGGCTCCTCCAGCGGCATCTCGCGAAACCAACTGGCAACCCTCGAGGAGTCGGCAAACAGGAACCCTGGAAATGCCAATTTGCAAAATGCCTTCTACCAGCTTTTGCTGAGGGCGAACATGCCTGGCATCTTGGTCGAACGTTATCAGTCTGGACGGTTTGCGACAAACACGACGACCGAAGAAGCATACAGAAAGGCGCTCGCTGCCCTCAACGCTGGCACCAACATGACCGCTGGCTCGGCTGCGCAGTCCTCTTTCGCGCGCGGAAACTGGTCTGGCAACGAGCAAAACTTCCCCGGTGTCGCCAATGGCGGCAACAACCTGGCTACCAGCTCGAtgggcggcaaaggcgaaCCCATCCATGTTGTTGTCCAGGAGTCGACACGTTCGCTCATCTTCCGCTGGGTCAAGTTCTTTGCTACCTTCGTCGTGGTCACGTACCTCTGTTTTGCTGCCGTCACCATCCTCATCGAGACGCTGAGCACCTTCAGACGCGGGCCGGGAGCCAAAAATGACTCCGAGGTCAAAGCAGAGAAGCAGACGACTCGCTTTGACGACGTGCACGGTTgtgacgaggccaaggaggagctcCAGGAAGTTGTCGAATTTCTTCGCAACCCCGAAAAGTTTTCGGATCTCGGAGCTAAGCTGCCCAAGGGTGTCCTTCTCGTTGGACCGCCCGGTACGGGAAAGACGCTTCTCGCGAGGGCTGTCGCCGGTGAGGCTGGCGTCCCGTTCTTCTACATGTCTGGTAGCGAATTCGACGAGATCTTCGTTGGAGTTGGCGCGAAGCGTGTCAGAGAGCTATTCGCTGCTGCCAAGGCAAAATCGCCATCCATCATTTTCATCGACGAGTTGGATGCCATCGGTGGAAAGCGAAATCCTCGAGATCAAGCGCACGCGAAGCAGACTCTGAATCAGCTCCTCACGGAGCTGGATGGATTCGATCAGGACACCAAGATCATCATCATGGGCGCCACTAACCTGCCAAAGCTCCTCGACAAGGCGCTCACACGACCAGGAAGATTCGACCGCCACATCAACGTGGAGCTGCCGGATGTCCGTGGCCGCCTCGCCATCTTGAAGCACCACGCGAAGAAGATCAAGTGCGCCCCAGACGTTGACTTGGATGCAATCGCCGCTCGCTCCCCCGGTCGCTCTGGTGCCGAGCTTGAGAATATGCTGAATCTCGCCGCGCTGCGAGCCTCTCGCTCCAGAGCCACCCTCGTGTCCAAGAAAGATCTCGACTGGGCATTTGACAGAATCACCATGGGTGCCGAACGAAAGTCGATGGTCATTACggagaaggaaaaggaaatGACGGCTTATCACGAGGCTGGCCATGCCCTTGTTCAGCTCTTTGACAAGGAGAGCTCCAGCCAGCTTTACAAGGTTACCATCCTGCCCAAGGGTCCCTCCCTCGGCCACACCGCCCACGTGCCGCAGATGGACAAGTACTCTTACACGGCTGCTGAGTACATGGCGAATATTCGAGTGCTTCTTGGCGGCAAGATGGCCGAGGAACTGCGCTATGGTGACGACAAGGTCACGTCGGGCGTGTCCAAC GATCTGGAAAAGGCCACGGACCTAAGCTTCATGATGGTCACCGTCTTTGGCATGTCGGACGCACTTGGACCCGTCGAGTACGGACGTCGTTACGAGAACCTAAGCTCCGAGACGAGGTCCGtcatcgagggcgaggtcCAGAAGTCAATGAAGAAATCATACGAGGATGTGAGGAAGCTCCTGACGGAGAAGCGAAAGGAGCTTGACCTGCTGGCCGAAGCGCTGGTGCAGTACGAGACGCTCGACAAATCAGAGGTGGAGAAGGTCATTCGAGGCGAGAAGCTGGAGGGCCGTAATATCGTGCCGAGGGGGCCGTTGGTGTTGCCCATCCCGGACGAGGTGCCCCACGCCCCCGGACTAGGTGGCCTGCCTCACCCGCACCCTCCCGAGTCTTCCGCTCCCGAGGCCCCCGTGGAATCTTCGGGCGCAAACAGTTGA